A single Vanacampus margaritifer isolate UIUO_Vmar chromosome 14, RoL_Vmar_1.0, whole genome shotgun sequence DNA region contains:
- the marveld2a gene encoding MARVEL domain-containing protein 2, which produces MINGDEYLGRTEHVRQAPHYDQVPPGTLPRDDPYQPHPLSAQSAPYFALSADPLPPPPLPDRAPIGPDYNIDGRSEGGATEQDSDPALDIKPVHRFIPDSWKNFFRASDRSSKKGAWPESSAPSCNNNNSTSEGVRCSPPHTPSVPGSYRDPYGGSAGSYNSAKELLELGESASDRTYRTALTYSERVEEYHQRYGYMKSWAGLLRILGCAELLLGAAVFACVCAYIHKDNEWFNTFGHSAPGGAYGGGFYGAGTGTATYTGPKTPFVLVVAGLTWLVTVIVLVLGMTMYYRTILLDSTWWPLTEFVINLALALFYMTAGIVYVRDTTRGGLCSHPVFNNGLGGNFCRTEAGQTAAIIFLFLNMLIYLIGAGVSLKLWRHEAARRYRQSEQHQMQQSEFVAAQSLLTPAGAPAGTKSPRQESSLVSVQDAPVAVAPKILQGAIPSGHIPKPVIVPDYIAKYPTIRSDEERDQYRAVFNDQYAEYKELHADVQAACRKLDEMDGLMRGLPQQPASHMEADRINRILQDFQRKRNDPTFLEKKERCDYLKNKLSHIKQKIQDYDKVMEWNDGYD; this is translated from the exons ATGATCAATGGTGACGAGTACCTGGGCCGCACTGAGCATGTCCGCCAGGCGCCTCACTACGACCAGGTCCCGCCGGGCACCTTGCCCCGGGACGACCCCTACCAGCCACACCCACTGAGCGCCCAGTCGGCGCCCTACTTCGCCCTCAGCGCCGACCCGCTCCCGCCGCCGCCTCTGCCCGACCGGGCTCCCATCGGACCCGACTACAACATCGACGG CCGTAGCGAGGGCGGCGCCACCGAGCAGGACTCGGACCCGGCCCTAGACATCAAACCGGTGCACCGCTTCATCCCCGACTCGTGGAAGAACTTCTTCCGGGCCAGCGATCGCAGCAGCAAAAAGGGGGCGTGGCCCGAGTCCTCCGCGCCGTcatgtaacaacaacaacagcacgAGCGAGGGCGTGCGTTGCTCGCCCCCCCACACGCCGTCCGTCCCCGGGTCCTACCGGGACCCTTACGGGGGCTCGGCCGGCAGTTACAACTCGGCCAAGGAGCTGCTGGAGCTGGGCGAGTCGGCGTCGGACCGCACCTACCGCACGGCGCTGACTTACAGCGAGCGCGTGGAGGAGTACCACCAGCGCTACGGCTACATGAAGTCGTGGGCGGGGCTTCTGAGGATTCTGGGCTGCGCGGAGCTGCTGCTGGGTGCCGCCGTCTTCGCCTGCGTCTGCGCGTACATCCACAAGGACAACGAGTGGTTCAACACGTTCGGCCATTCGGCGCCGGGCGGCGCCTATGGCGGCGGCTTCTACGGCGCCGGCACGGGCACCGCCACCTACACGGGGCCCAAGACGCCCTTCGTGCTGGTGGTGGCGGGCCTGACCTGGCTGGTGACGGTCATCGTGCTGGTTCTGGGCATGACCATGTACTACCGCACCATCCTGCTGGACTCCACCTGGTGGCCGCTCACCGAGTTTGTCATCAACTTGGCGCTCGCTCTGTTCTACATGACGGCAG GCATCGTGTACGTGCGCGACACCACGCGCGGCGGCCTTTGCTCCCACCCGGTGTTCAACAACGGCCTGGGCGGCAACTTCTGCAGGACGGAGGCGGGGCAGACGGCCGCcatcatcttcctcttcctcaacATGCTCATCTACTTGATCGGCGCAGGCGTCAGCCTCAAGCTGTGGCGCCACGAAGCCGCGCGCCGATACCGCCAGAGCGAGCAGCACCAG atgCAGCAGTCCGAGTTTGTAGCGGCGCAGTCGCTG CTGACCCCCGCCGGCGCTCCGGCGGGCACCAAAAGCCCCCGACAGGAGTCGTCGCTGGTGTCGGTCCAGGACGCGCCCGTCGCAGTGGCCCCCAAGATCCTGCAGGGGGCAATACCGTCCGGCCACATCCCCAAGCCCGTCATCGTGCCCGACTACATCGC GAAGTACCCGACCATCCGCTCGGACGAGGAGCGCGACCAGTACCGCGCCGTCTTCAACGACCAGTACGCCGAGTACAAGGAGCTGCACGCCGACGTGCAGGCGGCGTGCAGGAAGCTGGACGAGATGGACGGCTTGATGCGCGGCCTCCCGCAGCAGCCCGCCAGCCACATG GAAGCGGATCGCATCAACAGAATCCTGCAGGACTTCCAGAGGAAGAGAaac GACCCGACGTTCCTGGAGAAGAAGGAGCGCTGCGACTACCTGAAGA